The proteins below come from a single Ovis canadensis isolate MfBH-ARS-UI-01 breed Bighorn chromosome 23, ARS-UI_OviCan_v2, whole genome shotgun sequence genomic window:
- the SERPINB8 gene encoding serpin B8 isoform X1 encodes MDALCKANGTFAINLLKMLGEEDHSRNVFFSPLSLSSVLTMVLMGAKGNTAAQMSQALCLNEGGDVHRGFQSLLREVSTSGPQCLLRTANRLFGEKTCDFLPAFKESCQKFYQADLEELSFAEDTEECRKHINDWVMEKTEGKISEILGSGTVGPLTKLVLVNAIYFKGKWNEQFNRKHTRGMPFKTNQEKKTVQMMFKQAKFKMGHVEEVPAQVLELPYVGAELSMLILLPDENTDLAVVEKALTYEKFRTWTSPEKLTEEKVQVFLPRLKLEASYDLEAFLRRLGMTDAFEEAKADFSGMSAKKNVPMSKVAHKCFVEVNEEGTEAAGATAVVRNSRCCRMEPKFCADHPFLFFIRHRETNSILFCGRFSSP; translated from the exons ATGGATGCTCTCTGCAAAGCAAATGGCACTTTTGCCATCAATTTACTAAAAATGTTGGGTGAAGAGGACCACTCGCGAAACGTGTTCTTCTCTCCGCTGAGCCTCTCCTCCGTCCTGACCATGGTCTTAATGGGGGCCAAGGGGAACACGGCGGCCCAGATGTCCCAG GCACTTTGTCTGAATGAAGGTGGAGATGTCCACCGAGGTTTCCAGTCACTCCTCAGGGAAGTCAGCACGTCCGGCCCACAGTGCCTGCTCAGAACTGCCAACAGGCTCTTTGGGGAAAAGACATGTGATTTCCTGCCA GCTTTTAAAGAATCCTGCCAGAAGTTCTATCAGGCTGACCTGGAGGAGTTGTCCTTTGCTGAAGACACTGAAGAATGCAGGAAACACATAAACGACTGGGTGATGGAGAAGACGGAAG GTAAGATATCAGAGATACTAGGGTCTGGGACAGTCGGTCCTCTGACTAAGCTGGTCCTGGTGAATGCCATCTATTTCAAAGGCAAGTGGAATGAGCAATTTAACAGAAAGCACACAAGGGGGATGCCCTTTAAGACTAACCAG GAGAAGAAGACAGTACAGATGATGTTCAAGCAAGCCAAGTTTAAAATGGGGCACGTGGAGGAGGTGCCTGCCCAGGTCCTGGAGCTGCCCTACGTGGGGGCTGAGCTGAGCATGCTCATCCTTCTGCCTGATGAGAACACGGATCTTGCTGTG GTGGAAAAAGCACTTACATATGAGAAGTTCAGAACCTGGACAAGCCCAGAAAAGCTGACTGAGGAGAAAGTTCAAGTTTTTCTTCCTAGATTAAAGCTGGAGGCGAGTTATGACTTGGAAGCTTTTCTTCGACGTTTAGGAATGACTGATGCTTTCGAGGAAGCCAAGGCAGACTTTTCTGGAATGTCAGCTAAGAAGAACGTGCCCATGTCCAAGGTTGCACACAAGTGCTTCGTGGAGGTCAACGAGGAGGGCACAGAGGCAGCCGGGGCCACTGCCGTGGTCAGGAACTCCCGGTGCTGCAGAATGGAACCGAAATTTTGTGCAGACCACCCTTTCCTCTTCTTCATCAGGCACCGGGAAACCAACAGCATTTTGTTCTGTGGCAGGTTCTCTTCTCCGTAG
- the SERPINB8 gene encoding serpin B8 isoform X3, whose product MEKTEGKISEILGSGTVGPLTKLVLVNAIYFKGKWNEQFNRKHTRGMPFKTNQEKKTVQMMFKQAKFKMGHVEEVPAQVLELPYVGAELSMLILLPDENTDLAVVEKALTYEKFRTWTSPEKLTEEKVQVFLPRLKLEASYDLEAFLRRLGMTDAFEEAKADFSGMSAKKNVPMSKVAHKCFVEVNEEGTEAAGATAVVRNSRCCRMEPKFCADHPFLFFIRHRETNSILFCGRFSSP is encoded by the exons ATGGAGAAGACGGAAG GTAAGATATCAGAGATACTAGGGTCTGGGACAGTCGGTCCTCTGACTAAGCTGGTCCTGGTGAATGCCATCTATTTCAAAGGCAAGTGGAATGAGCAATTTAACAGAAAGCACACAAGGGGGATGCCCTTTAAGACTAACCAG GAGAAGAAGACAGTACAGATGATGTTCAAGCAAGCCAAGTTTAAAATGGGGCACGTGGAGGAGGTGCCTGCCCAGGTCCTGGAGCTGCCCTACGTGGGGGCTGAGCTGAGCATGCTCATCCTTCTGCCTGATGAGAACACGGATCTTGCTGTG GTGGAAAAAGCACTTACATATGAGAAGTTCAGAACCTGGACAAGCCCAGAAAAGCTGACTGAGGAGAAAGTTCAAGTTTTTCTTCCTAGATTAAAGCTGGAGGCGAGTTATGACTTGGAAGCTTTTCTTCGACGTTTAGGAATGACTGATGCTTTCGAGGAAGCCAAGGCAGACTTTTCTGGAATGTCAGCTAAGAAGAACGTGCCCATGTCCAAGGTTGCACACAAGTGCTTCGTGGAGGTCAACGAGGAGGGCACAGAGGCAGCCGGGGCCACTGCCGTGGTCAGGAACTCCCGGTGCTGCAGAATGGAACCGAAATTTTGTGCAGACCACCCTTTCCTCTTCTTCATCAGGCACCGGGAAACCAACAGCATTTTGTTCTGTGGCAGGTTCTCTTCTCCGTAG
- the SERPINB8 gene encoding serpin B8 isoform X2 has product MFEDRRWAEDGSQLPGTLYQKTSFREAFKESCQKFYQADLEELSFAEDTEECRKHINDWVMEKTEGKISEILGSGTVGPLTKLVLVNAIYFKGKWNEQFNRKHTRGMPFKTNQEKKTVQMMFKQAKFKMGHVEEVPAQVLELPYVGAELSMLILLPDENTDLAVVEKALTYEKFRTWTSPEKLTEEKVQVFLPRLKLEASYDLEAFLRRLGMTDAFEEAKADFSGMSAKKNVPMSKVAHKCFVEVNEEGTEAAGATAVVRNSRCCRMEPKFCADHPFLFFIRHRETNSILFCGRFSSP; this is encoded by the exons ATGTTTGAGGACAGGAGATGGGCGGAGGATGGGAGCCAATTGCCAGGCACATTATATCAGAAAACAAGTTTTCGTGAG GCTTTTAAAGAATCCTGCCAGAAGTTCTATCAGGCTGACCTGGAGGAGTTGTCCTTTGCTGAAGACACTGAAGAATGCAGGAAACACATAAACGACTGGGTGATGGAGAAGACGGAAG GTAAGATATCAGAGATACTAGGGTCTGGGACAGTCGGTCCTCTGACTAAGCTGGTCCTGGTGAATGCCATCTATTTCAAAGGCAAGTGGAATGAGCAATTTAACAGAAAGCACACAAGGGGGATGCCCTTTAAGACTAACCAG GAGAAGAAGACAGTACAGATGATGTTCAAGCAAGCCAAGTTTAAAATGGGGCACGTGGAGGAGGTGCCTGCCCAGGTCCTGGAGCTGCCCTACGTGGGGGCTGAGCTGAGCATGCTCATCCTTCTGCCTGATGAGAACACGGATCTTGCTGTG GTGGAAAAAGCACTTACATATGAGAAGTTCAGAACCTGGACAAGCCCAGAAAAGCTGACTGAGGAGAAAGTTCAAGTTTTTCTTCCTAGATTAAAGCTGGAGGCGAGTTATGACTTGGAAGCTTTTCTTCGACGTTTAGGAATGACTGATGCTTTCGAGGAAGCCAAGGCAGACTTTTCTGGAATGTCAGCTAAGAAGAACGTGCCCATGTCCAAGGTTGCACACAAGTGCTTCGTGGAGGTCAACGAGGAGGGCACAGAGGCAGCCGGGGCCACTGCCGTGGTCAGGAACTCCCGGTGCTGCAGAATGGAACCGAAATTTTGTGCAGACCACCCTTTCCTCTTCTTCATCAGGCACCGGGAAACCAACAGCATTTTGTTCTGTGGCAGGTTCTCTTCTCCGTAG